aagtattcattactttaatatgttactcacTATTtgattcattatatatgatcttaattctctcatactaatacaagatcatattctcacgaataaataaagaattttctttatattattatagaattaattcaaacattaaatataacattcaaatataacaaaattgtacttttatttaaatcaataaaatctaTTTGCATGCTTTTAGAACATTAATTCTAACCGaatttacattaatataattattaaatatttatattatatattattataataatgatattttataacatttaaatttatattaatataattattaaatctgtagttttatattaaatattattacaataatgatattttataatatttgaatttatattaatataattaataaatatttatttttaattaattttaaaagtatatttatttaaaaatttagaaTTTTATGTTAATGTTAACAAAAAgactattaaaacaaaaaaattatattctCTACCCACTTTTTATAAAAGGATATATGACAATAACTGTAGTAAATTATTTACTAAAAATTGTATTAGCTATCATTACCTTTCCGTGTTATGCCTCGATATGTGCATTAATTGGACAGTCGCGTGTTGATTTTACATTTTTTTCCAATTTAAATTCGTTGAGCTTTCAAGATATACCAACCATGTTAGATAGAATTACATTATtattccatttaaaaaaaaaaaaaaagaacattattaattaatattcctaatctatttaaaaaattaatcaatCCCTGAGAAATATTCACGGAAAATATTAGCACGCGCGTACGTAGTGTTTTATACATGCATATTGTAATTGGAAATAATAGGTCACTACTATGGTGTAGGTGACTAGATCtataaatattttcaaattaattaacaTATATGCTTAATTATCATTAAGCAAGACTAGCATTATCAAGCCTAGATACTACTAATTAACACCCAATATTTTTTTCCAACTACGTACGAAAACTTTGGATCATGTAGAAATTAATCCTTTTCCACAATACATTTATACATACAACTGTATTGCATTATTACAAACTCTATAcgtaattaaatattaataataatcattCTTCTGCAAGAACTAGACAGagcaaatttattattatatatagagcCTGTCGATATGTTTTGACCAAAATGATATATAAATAcctatatatattgtatatatattaattattaaaaaagggCTCCTAAGATTTCATCATTAGTGTGGTCCAATATCTTTCATTGACTATTTTTGTTCCCTTTTGTTTGAATAATGACTTGACCTCTCTTTATTGATTATTATTTAACGACATTAAGCAGCTCCAATGCCTCTAGTTTAGGTAACAGTGTCTAATATAAAACACATTCCTTGAGCCTAATTATCGCAAAGCagaaatataattcaaatatGTTATTCTTAATTACTTGTTTAATAATGTATCTTgatacataaaaatataaataacaacTTGTGTTTGATCAGTATTTTGACCGCACGTACGGGTAGGGAAAGTGTTGAGAGTATTATATAATTTTCGTATTCGATTATGGGAAACTGATTAAGCAAACGTATACATTGCTGTTGACAAAAGGATAGGCAAGCCTAATTGCCAGGCTCACACTCTACTACTTAAATACTAAGAAACTGTctaatttatttatctatttatacACTAATTATTTAAGTCTTTACGATACAAGTGGACCATATGGTTATTAATGTATaactttatatgtatatataatataaattaacGACCATATTTACAATATTAATATTGGGCTAAAGCAAATAATGCCAAAACACTAAAGTAAGCTGAAAGTAATCAACTTATTGGAAATTAGCATAATGAataatacttaatttttttaattaaaaaagtgCATTAGAAATGAAATTTTAAGTATTCTGTCTCTTACATCAAATTCATGTTCTTGAGAATCTTGACCAATATATTTCCgaatttcaaagtttataatAAGAGAAGGAGAAAAAACAAATTAGTTAGTATATGTTTTTTATTGTACGCTTTCTTTTGTCAAAATTCGATCGGTGATAGAAAAGCACTATGAAATCATCACATGATGTTTaactattaattttaaattaaaaatcgttggtcctttaaaaaaaaaaatcattggtTATGTTTGGTGTTATATATATGTTACGTATCGGCCGAAAATAATCGGAATATgaaaaatataactaaaaaaatTCCATATAAAAGTAATACTATTGAATAAAGATAAACTATTATTATAAAGATGCTATCTATTTATAATAAATGAATAACTTATATTTAATTgataaatgaatattaattaatttatgacgaattttatgatttaaacaCTTGTACGTATTACATTGTTTTTATTCAAAAATTAGGCATAAgttataaaataaaacacaatagaaataataaaaattaataaattttatatacATGCAACTAAAATTTAATATAGCTAATGGCACATAAAAACGACGTATATTATTAACGATTCAATGAGAAAATATACAATATTGGAACCGCACCGCTGTCTACTAATGAAAATATTACTCAAGGGCAATGAATTTGACTGTCGATGATAATCAGAATCTAGATGACGATCTTATCAAATATATTATATACATTCCAAAATGCATAAATTCAGTCCACAGTAATGTAAATAATAATAAACTAGCTTATTTCAAATATGTAAAATTCTAGTTACTAAGCTAAATATGgcgactttttttttttaaaatgtgagactaaaaaaaaagagagagaaaaacataatactagaataaaaaaaaattgtaaaaaaaaagaataaaaaaaatacataaagttTCCACGTTGATTTTTTTCCCTCACTTGATTACCTGGTTAATAATTTTGTTTCACCACATGATGACACCTTGTAATTTATTAAATCACTTGAAAGCATTCATTATTGTAGTTGTGCTATATATACCTTATATTATTTTATAcctctttctttttatttgtttgtCCCTGCCCACACTACATAAACAATAACAAAATTTTCATGTTAGGGGACTCGATCGACATTCGATTTAAAATTTTCACCCCAAAAAAAAGTAAGTTCggtttaaattttatataatttatttattttattttttattgaaagTTGAACATTAATATATTATTCTTGTCACTTATAATACATTACTTTAAATTTTAGATATTTGGGTCTGtctggtaaaatttttgtttttgaattttttaaacgcaaaaatagaaatattattttatttttgtttctttattttaaaaaaaataaaaatatatttggtaactatttttgttttttgtttttaaaaacaaaatataataaacgattttgataacttttatttttattttttgtttaataatatgatgtgttaatttgaagaagagaagaaaaaaaaaggaaaggaaaaataaaaaactgtttaaaaaaaaattaaaagtaaaaaaattctattttcaaaattttaattaaaatttaaaaaaataataaataaaaatagagttactaaaCACATTTTGTATTTAAttgtcaaaattttaattaattaaataaaaaactatttttttttaagtattaacAAACAATATCTTAGTGATCATATttgtgttataatttttttaaaatttatcaaATAATTTTACAtatgaagttgaaaatcaattcaaATTGATCATTAATTATTGAATGTTACATACAAATTTGATGATTTCAAATTCCACCCCGACATATAATACGATTGGAATCCAAATGAATTAGATGAACACTACTAGTCCGATATTATAAAATACAGTCAATATCAATTTTTACATTTGTTTGAAGTTATTACTAAATACATGATGATCAAATATTGAAATTGAATGAAATATCTATATACCATTTGATTGACCAAATACCCCGACTTTAATCTTTAATTAtactatgtatatatacatattctGATCATGTTACgtttaagaagaagaaaaaaggaatTATTCAACAACAAAAAAAGTAATTTGGAAGATACTTAATAATTCAACATTATAAGTACTAGGATATCCTAATGGTTCTCTAAATTATCAAGAATTAAATATTCACATGTGTGTATTAAAAATTATGTCCTTCTAACGGTAATCACCATAGACGTACCtattattgaaagaaaaaaaatccaaacTCAAAATTATATGTACACAAATTTAAccgtaattttatttatttgtatacatatgaaataacgtaaagcaatatatatatatatatatatataaatgagaatttGTTTATAAGGCTTCACTTGAAGTCCTACCGGTGAGGCTCTCAGTGTTcacgacccgtgaacagttttcggcgcaattttattttatgaccatgtatattgtagctatttagagcatctgcatattttcataaaattccgaatagtttacagtactgaaaactaagttcaaatataTTGTTgtacgtgtgactaattttttttatgcgtgtggaaatcaacatgttttaacatagttttcggtactgtaaactattcggaattttctgaaaatttgtaggttgctctaaatagctacaatatacacaatcataaaaaaaatcgcgccaaaaactggTCACAAGTCGGGAACACTGAAAGCCTCATCAGTAgggcccctatagaagaattctcctatatatgttgttgcacacgtgactaatttttttcggtactataaactattcggaattttttgaaaatttacagatgctctaaatagctacaatatacataatcataaaaaaaatcgtgtcgaaaactgttcacagatcGAGAAACACTAAGAGTCCCACCAATAAAACTTAAAATGAAGCAACTAAACAAAAATTCTTCTATGTATATAACTGTTCTCAATAGGAATCTCCAACagagaaattaaagaagaaaaaataaagttATTGAGTGTCATGATATGTATACACGTACGTAGATACAAAATGGCTAACTATTGCTCACAAGCCATTACGTACACGCCattataatttatattattatatgtggAGAATCGATGGACCCTGTGTATATATGCTATATTACACGTGACTAGATGTGATGTATTATGTGATGGTATCACATTTTCCTTCAAATAGACTAGTAATTTCGTACAAAGAATCGGTTTTAGATTTGAATGTGTATTAATTTAAAATTGGTAATCTTAACTGACAGAAGTTTTTATGATACAGTGGAATTTGATCTCCTCCCCCTCTCACACACTCAAGTGGCAATGGACACAAAtctttttctttgttattttgatttttatatGGATAGAAATTCGAAAGACTTGATAACATTTCAAAGAAAATGTTTTAAATGACTGGAGGACTCTTTAATCTTCTTACCAAATGATTTTGTTAAACTAACATGGAATAAAATATAATTTGGTGGTAAAATTATTTGATTATAATTTACGGTACAAGTTTTCATttattaaccaaaaaaaaaaactttaggtGCCAAGAAAAAGAGAGATGAAAACAAAAGGTACGCAATTTAACTGTTAAAACGTAAGCAGCCGGTCATCACAACATTAGTCGATGTGGAAAGGTGGCACGTTTTAGTCGAATGGTGGGACTGCTGAAGCTTCTGTCTATACATGCTTCCTCTTCACACCACACTGATTGAACATGTACCGAACGGCGCGGTGACACACGCCGTTACGACCTGTgacgatttttattttatttttttgaaatcttttttctttattttgatacAATTTAATCTTCAAGCCttttgcataaaaaaaaaagtgaattttatttatttatttaaaaaatgaaaagatAAAATTGttacttattaattatttgatGAAACGTTACTTTCTTTACAAGTGAACGGCGGGTGGGCCCTGATTTGGAAGATGAGGTCAGCTTCTTACAGGGCCGTTACGTTCAATATCACCGACTCATACGTGGCGCTCTCACATTCGGGTGGCTCTTGTTTCGGCTTTGAACGCCGAACTTGGGCTTTGACCTCTACATTGGATTATAGTAATTATACAACACCCCACTCGTTATTTAATACATacatgcatatgtacacatctttcctatttttctttttcattttggaAGAGTATTGCTATCTGTGTAGCTGTACTAGAACAAATAGGTCTGAAATCTATATTTGTTTTAGATATCATCTCAATACCATAATATTCTGGTTTGATTCTATTCACTCACCTCGAACAATATTACAAATAGAGGGAcataattaaaatcaataaataaccCTCTCATGCGTAAagttttatataaatttttttgattATGTTTTAGATATTATTAGAATTGAACCCACAAAATGTAAACATCAagaaatgttaatttttaattttgaacacgtgtataaactcaattttgaattTTAGTTGTTTAGGATTGGAAGAAAAGGACAAAGGAAAAGGAATTCGAAGGAGTTACTTAGGGATGTGGCTCTGATCTGGTCAAATAAACTGCATGGAAAGCAATATACGTGTATCGCATCAAATAAATTTTCGTGATTTCTATTAAGCCTATGATCATGTCATTTGGCTAATCAAAATGTTGGCCACACACTATAATCAAAAGTAGACACATTACTATTAAAGTCTACATGCAATTAAGTCGTACTACTCTGGTCAATAATATTAATTAACGAggtttttctttttcctttttttatttttttttaaataaatcttttatttattgttatGGATAACACACAAAGCTTTCAAAACCAAGTTAAACTAAATGGGGAACAATGAATGGGGAAAAAGGTCGTATCGTATGTATGTAATGTATATACATATAAGAATCTCATCAGAATCAATATAAAGTTATATATTAGGATCTTTTTCAACTGGGTCGTCTCTTACATGATCCTATCTTTTTCCAAAGCTCACGTATAGacacatatatttacataattataAATACGTGATTTGCTTCATCTCTTCATTGGAAACTTTCGATCGGTGAATGTTTCTGATAtgcaaaatatatatttgtttattgaGCGGATGTTTTGAATTCTTATACATACAGCAATGTTATGGCCTTGCCATTATTTACGGTCAAGACTCGTACGAATTTCGAGATCCACGTAGAATACGAATTAAATAAATGATATGAATGTTCAAtttgtgttgttatattatttaaaataatttacaaaTCCATACACTTATAGAATAAAATTTAATCATGCATTTTTTTAACACGtacataattttttttgtgtATTTATGACATTACCATTATATGCTTACGCATGTATGACGCATACGTATCTATCAGAAAGGACCATAGAATATATATTATACTTAGGGCAGTATCCTTATATATATACTTTATATTTATAAAAACAGCTAATATATACCTAcctatataaaataaataaaatatttacaaagtTACTACCCTCAGCTATACATATTTTTATAGTAGTACTAAATATTTTTGCGGCATGCTTACTACAAGGATTAGTTTGTACTTGCCAAAATTCCATCATTTTGTATAGAAAGAGAAGTTCATGTATATAAATATAAGAAATGATATCTGCACTTAAAATATATGACAGTCCTGtgacattattttttaaaatagtgaaatctaattttaaaaaattggaTTCGTTAGACTAAACTGTATAAATGTGTGTAATTTGTAGGTGGATAATTTGAGTAGGCATGTCATTACTCATCATTATATAGCTATCAACAATAAATTCAATCAGaagtatttttaatatttttttaaaaagtagtaTTGTTTATACTTTATACCACATTTACTTCAATAATTACTCCTGTCATTGTCTTCATCTTCCTCGTTATCACCGCTGATCATAGCAATAGTTTAAACATATTGCATGATCATGCAACTACCTAACGTTTTCTCTAAAACCGTATATGAAAAAAACATTATCTTTGGTAAATATTTACAACATTTCAACAAAGTTGTGTTATTACTAATAATTACTTTagctatatatatagatatttatatatacaacGCAGTTATGTTATTCTTACTATAGTTGGGCTAACTAGAGAAATCTCTTTCTCatcatatataaaatatatatttatcgtTTTCGGCGAGGTAGTATTAGTACTTGAATACCCTTTACTCAACAAGTCCTAGTTAATAATGCTTacaagttatatatataaattaaaaaaggcAATACTTAATGGCCAACATTCATTAGCCACAACTAAAAATAGCTAAAACTAATTAACATTCTCGAGATAAAGGTGGGTATTGCTGTCATTTTCAAGCGCAGGGCTTCTTTTTGGTTTTTATGCAGAAAAGGAATGAGAAAGTAaagatttttcaaaaataaattaaaaaacaaaaaactaagTCATTTTCAacgttgagagagagagagagagaaaagagttgGCGTCTTTTGCCCTCCACGCAGCTTAAAACACGCAGTGGCAAATGTAGACAGTCCCCTTGACACGTTTCGACTTTCTAAAATCCCATTCATTCATTCTTTTTAATTCACTGAATagccaaatatatatttatattcagaTATACATGTAAAAAAAGCTCATATTTATATATGTAGAGAGCTTTAAAAAGTGGGAGAGAGATAGAGCAGGAGTTTTGCTAGGAGGAATTCGTAAAGAGATATATATCATAAACGAAaacaaaaaaagagagagagagtgtgaagAAAAGCACAGATCGATTGTGTGAGAGAGATCACAATTGTTAGGGCTTATCCCATGTTTGCTTCACGCAAACAGCTAAATGTGGATATTATTAAGCCTTTTGCTCTCTCGCGTGGCTTTAAAgactcttctttctttcttagcTAGCATTTTAATCGACCCACTTAATTCcccatttgaaaaaaatatatataaaaataaaaatataatataataaaataaaaaccacCATCATCTACCAAACCAGAAAACCCCACACCCTTTTCTCTCCTGATCCTCCTCAAGTATATACCCACCAAGAAACAAAAAAAACCCTAGctttatcttttattttttgttttggtttCTGAAGTACATACTAGTTAGTGGTATATATCAAAGAAGATCATCATTCAGGGAAAAGGGTCGGGATTAAAAAGATAATCAAGACATGAACGCGAACCCTAGTAGTAGTACAAGCAGCGGCGGAGGAGGTGGAAACAGTGGGAGTGGGAGTGGGAGTAGTGGCGGTGGACCTTGCGGCGCGTGTAAGTTCCTTCGGCGGAAGTGCGTGGCGGGTTGCATATTCGCGCCGTATTTCGATTCCGAGCAAGGCGCGGCCCATTTCGCGGCGGTCCATAAGGTGTTCGGAGCCAGTAACGTGTCCAAACTTCTTCTACATATCCCGGTCCACAAAAGGCTCGACGCCGTCGTCACGGTCTGTTACGAGGCACAAGCCCGTCTTAGAGACCCTGTTTACGGTTGTGTTGCTCATATTTTTGCTCTACAACAACAGGTAATAATGCTAGCTAGCTAGCTTTGATCAAATTCACTAttttaattacctaattatatacatatattattacTGCTATCTACAAATGTAAGTTCTAATTTGTTGTCATTTCCAAATCCAATTTACTTCGTTATATTGTTTTTTAGTGTATCTTTTGTTTCTTGATATTTACTTTCTTTCtggatttttaaataaaaaagttcAAAAAAAACTCCTGTAAGTTTTTTTTCCGTAACGTTTCAATGACTTGAACTTCTTTTCGTGTTACTGTATTTGACCTGTGATTTTTCGTGTAAAACAAGAAGCTATAGCTACCCACATTAACCCATCTAGCTATAAACCTTACTTGTAGGAGAGGTGTCTTACGTTTAAGGACCAAAGGGTCCCAAATGATAAACAAGATTTGGATAAAGAAGACCATATtaagaataattattattattatatattaataattaatagACCATGGGTAGAGAAGAATATGGGGGGTAATATAAGGTGGGTTAGCTAGTTGGGGGACAGTTTTGTGCTTTACTGAAATCTAGAGCGTTTTCTTATTTCATTAAGAAACAATATGGTCGGCGGTTACTAGGATGGTATGAACCTATATGTGGTTTGTGCCATTTTTAAGTGCAAACTTGTAGGGTTTCGCTGGTATTAAGGAAATGGTCGGTTTTATACTTCTCGGAATTCAGGCTTTTAGTTAGGAAAAACGGTCACTTTcctattttctattaattaatatagttGTTGCCTCTCAATTTGTAGGGATAATTAATCTTGTCTTTCTTTAAAAGTCAAACTATATAGTGAAATGCATAATAGGAGGTTGCACCCTTTTATTTTTTCTTCGATATATTATGTATCGATTTTTGGAGAGTAAAATCTGTTTTGTGTACTTACTTTTTCATACGTTTCTAGCTAGCTAATCAATCTCATTTTTGAACAACactactatttttcttttttaagcCTATCAAAATCTACAACTTTTTATAATTGGAAGTACTATTTGTGTGTTGTATGTATAATTTCAAAAGAAGAATTTGAATGTGAAAGTACGGATTATCATACAATGTGTCAGGGATTATGTGAATGTTTTTAATCAGTATACTACTTCTAACTCTAGTTATTTAACTAAAAATTTAAGTATATAAATCTATTTAGCGTAACGGCCAACCTGATGATCCGCTGTAATCActgttttaaataataatattaatcatGACTATGATTGTTTTGTaagaatttattaaataattattcactTCTCACTTCTTATGCCAACGAGAACTCTTTAAATGTTGGTAACCCCATGTTGCAATGCTCGTAGTTTAAGCACCCTTTTAGTATAAACAAAGACAAATAGTCTTAATTTTATCTCAAATAAATGTTTGCCTGTACTAGAAGACATTCAAGTTGTGTGGAGGACAGTATCACTACTGTATGAAAATGAcattaaaatacataaatatgTGCTTGGTACCAAAAGGTAGGTTTAATATAATACTTAACTAAATTCTTTATAACTATTGTATATTTAATTCAATTGTCAGAGAATGTTGTATTCCTGAAGAACATGAAAGAAATCATGTAACTGAACTGTAGTATAAAGACGAGTAGTAGAATAGTTTAATTATGTTGTTGAAAATCCATTCTCTCTATATTGATAATGAAACTATTTTCTTTCCGATCTTTGGACTACTGTGAGCTCAGGTGGTGAGTTTACAAACGGAGTTATCCTACTTACAAGCCCATCTAGCAACATTGGAGCTTCCATCACCGCCACCAGCTCCACCGCATCAACCAACACTCATATCCCCTCCACCACTCACAATCTCAGACCTTCCCTCAGCCTCCACCGTGCCCGCCACTTATGATCTTTCGACGCTTTTCGAACCCATTGTGCAACCTTGGCCCATGCAGCAGCGGCCACTGGATCCACGCCAATTTGGGGGCGCCACTGGTGGCGGTGGCAGCAGTGGTGATCTTCAAGCTTTGGCTCGTGAACTTCTCCATAGACACGGTTCACCACCACATGGGTCTGTGCCATGTTCAGATCATGGCATTTCACAATCTCCATCTCTTTCAAAATGAGACTCTTGACGGTTGATGAACTAATACACAAAACTGCTTGCCTGAGGTTCCTTGTTGGTCAGATACTTTAGAACACTTGAAATTttagggttttttcttttttcaaggGCAAGTGACGTTAATAACTGAtccatatttatatatttttttatatcttatttttcttttgtttatttcGTTTTCCTGGTGAGATACTAAAACAACTTGATATCAATTTAATTCTATCTTAATCATGTTAGATAATGCCGAAAGTAATTCCAAAAGTTGCTTCGAATAATAGTATTTAACTGAAAAATGGAGTCATAAACTAGTACCCGCTAGAAGACAACCTTATTGGTATTGGAATTGAGTGTTATATTAGATCCATTCATGGCTCATATGGCCATATTGTCGTTGCCTTGAGTCTCTAATCTAAAGATACCCCATTTGATACAACAAAGGGTAAAAAGATTTCTCTACGGCTGAAATTGATTACAGTTGGTTCCTTCGAAACAATAAGAGGATGAGTATAATTGAATGTACAAAAGTGGGGGTACAAGAATTATTTGATCAAGGAACAAGCTACTATTCAGTTCTTTAACACATTCCAGTGCTAAGTAAGTCGGAGTCACTGCTTGGCTACTCTGACCtcaagaaaaataaagagaaaaaaacTCGGAAAAATAAGCATTTTGTACAA
This genomic interval from Humulus lupulus chromosome 8, drHumLupu1.1, whole genome shotgun sequence contains the following:
- the LOC133796850 gene encoding LOB domain-containing protein 18, whose translation is MNANPSSSTSSGGGGGNSGSGSGSSGGGPCGACKFLRRKCVAGCIFAPYFDSEQGAAHFAAVHKVFGASNVSKLLLHIPVHKRLDAVVTVCYEAQARLRDPVYGCVAHIFALQQQVVSLQTELSYLQAHLATLELPSPPPAPPHQPTLISPPPLTISDLPSASTVPATYDLSTLFEPIVQPWPMQQRPLDPRQFGGATGGGGSSGDLQALARELLHRHGSPPHGSVPCSDHGISQSPSLSK